In Brachybacterium fresconis, the genomic stretch ACTTCTTGACCTCGGCGGAGAGCTCCTCGGTCAGCGGGGCCGACCCGGCGTTCTCGGCCGCGATCTGCTGGCCCTGCTCGGAGGTGATGAAGGAGGCGTAGGACTTCACGGCCTCGCCGGTCTGGGCGTCCGAGTAGGAGCCGCACATCACCAGGTAGGAGACCAGGACGATCGGGTAGACGCCCGCCTCCTCCGTGGTGCGGTCCAGCTCGAAGACGATGTCGTTCTCCTCGCGGCCCTCGGCGCGCGGGGAGACGTCGACGGCCTTGGCGGCAGCCTCGGAGCTGTACTCGACGAACTCGTCGCCGACCTGGACGGCGGCGACCCCGAGGTCACCGGCCTGCGAGGCGTCGGCGTAGCCGATGGTGCCCTCGCCGCCCTGGACGGTGGAGATCATGCCGGACGTGCCGTTGCCGGACTGACCGCCGGAGATCGGCCAGGTCTCCACGGGACCGTGGGTCCACGCGTCGGGCGCGTTCTGGGAGAGGTAGTCGGTGAAGTTCTCGGTGGTGCCCGAGTCGTCGGAGCGGTGCACCGGGACGATGTCGGTGTCGGGGAGGTCGGCATCCGGGTTGTGCTCGACGATCTTCGGGTCGTTCCAGCTCGTGATGTCACCGGCGAAGATGCCGGCGATGACCTCGGGCGGGAGGTTGAGGCTGTCGACGCCCTCGAGGTTGAACACCACGGCGATCGGGGAGATGTACAGCGGCACGTCGATGGCCTGCTCGCCGTTGCACACCTCGGTGGAGGCGGCCAGCTCCTCCTCGTCCATGGCGGCGTCGGAGCCGGCGAAGGAGACCTGGCCGGCGAGGAACTGCTCGCGGCCCGTGCCCGACCCGGTGGCGTCGTAGGTGACCGTGAGGTCGCCGCCCTCGGACTGCACCATCCCCATGAAGGTCTCGGTCCAGGCGGTCTGCGCGTTGGCCGCGGAGGACGCACCGGCACCGGCGAGGTTGCCGGTCAGCTCGGCGTAGTTGCCGCCGCCGGCGGCGCCCCCGGCATCGGATCCCTCGGAGGACGAGGAGGAGGACGAGCCACCGCCGCAGGCCGAGAGCGCGAGGCCGCCGACCAGACCGAGCGCGGCGAGCGAGGCGAGCTTGTTCTTGCGAACGTTCACTGCTGTTCCTTTCGGGGCCGGAGGCCCGGGGACACATGAGGCGACAAGGGGAGAAGTCTGTCGGCGCTGACGCTAAGGAGCACAGATGACGAGCCGCCCGCTCATGCGTGAACAGCAGGTGAACAGGGCGATATGGCGCACGAAAGTGCTGGTCATACCGCAGACACGATCAGGTCACATCGCGCACGGCGCCGTGCTGCGGAGGTGAGGACCACCCACCTCGCACGGCTCCGCCACGCATCGGTCGGGAGGTCGGCACCGGGCACACCCCGAGACCGGTCATGGCGTCGGCCC encodes the following:
- the pstS gene encoding phosphate ABC transporter substrate-binding protein PstS, with translation MNVRKNKLASLAALGLVGGLALSACGGGSSSSSSSEGSDAGGAAGGGNYAELTGNLAGAGASSAANAQTAWTETFMGMVQSEGGDLTVTYDATGSGTGREQFLAGQVSFAGSDAAMDEEELAASTEVCNGEQAIDVPLYISPIAVVFNLEGVDSLNLPPEVIAGIFAGDITSWNDPKIVEHNPDADLPDTDIVPVHRSDDSGTTENFTDYLSQNAPDAWTHGPVETWPISGGQSGNGTSGMISTVQGGEGTIGYADASQAGDLGVAAVQVGDEFVEYSSEAAAKAVDVSPRAEGREENDIVFELDRTTEEAGVYPIVLVSYLVMCGSYSDAQTGEAVKSYASFITSEQGQQIAAENAGSAPLTEELSAEVKKSIDSISVG